A genome region from Acinetobacter sp. YWS30-1 includes the following:
- a CDS encoding IS3 family transposase (programmed frameshift), with product MTKLKYTPEIRERAVQLLIESEKDYPSNWAAITAIAPKIGCTPETLRVWYQKYLDKQNPVKVQQLSDQERIKQLERENKELQRANEILRKAAGFFRPGGARPPTQIMVDFIHNNKELYGVEAICRILPIAPSTYYRTLDLCENPEHRAKRDLHDLHHAEEIKRIWKESSGRYGVRKVWQQLKREGYVIARCTVARLMQKLGIQGVWRGKNKQTTRSRDDQKRADDLVKRNFSADHPNQLWVGDFTYIQTHSGWVYTAFIIDVFSRAIVGWKVSTRMNTDMVLDALEQALHDRGMPKNVIHHSDRGVQYLSIRYTNRLEAANLRASVGTTGDSYDNALAETVNGLYKTEVIEYLKADWQGLADVQLATLNWVDWFNKKRVHSALGYVSPFEFEAMYYDKINPLGQVA from the exons ATGACAAAATTAAAATATACCCCTGAAATCAGAGAAAGAGCGGTTCAATTATTGATTGAATCTGAAAAAGATTATCCATCGAATTGGGCTGCGATCACCGCTATTGCTCCCAAGATAGGTTGTACTCCTGAAACACTACGTGTTTGGTATCAAAAATATTTAGATAAACAAAATCCAGTTAAAGTACAGCAGCTTTCAGACCAAGAACGTATCAAACAACTCGAACGCGAAAATAAAGAACTGCAACGCGCCAATGAAATTCTACGTAAAGCAGCCG GCTTTTTTCGCCCAGGCGGAGCTCGACCGCCCACACAAATAATGGTGGATTTTATCCATAATAATAAAGAGCTGTACGGAGTCGAGGCGATTTGTAGAATTTTACCGATCGCACCTTCAACCTATTACCGGACTCTAGATCTCTGCGAAAATCCAGAACATCGAGCAAAGCGAGATTTACATGACTTGCATCATGCTGAGGAGATTAAACGAATTTGGAAAGAAAGTTCAGGTCGATACGGTGTGCGTAAGGTCTGGCAACAACTGAAACGTGAAGGCTATGTGATTGCACGTTGTACAGTTGCTCGATTGATGCAGAAGCTAGGTATACAAGGTGTTTGGCGCGGTAAGAATAAACAAACTACCCGTAGCCGGGATGACCAAAAACGGGCAGATGATTTAGTGAAACGTAATTTTAGTGCTGATCATCCAAACCAACTATGGGTCGGTGACTTTACGTATATTCAAACTCATTCAGGCTGGGTCTATACCGCCTTTATTATTGATGTGTTTTCACGAGCAATTGTTGGATGGAAAGTATCTACACGGATGAATACAGATATGGTGCTCGATGCATTGGAGCAAGCATTGCATGATCGCGGCATGCCAAAGAATGTGATTCATCATTCCGACAGAGGTGTGCAATATCTTTCCATTCGCTATACCAATCGTTTAGAAGCAGCAAATTTACGAGCATCAGTCGGTACGACTGGTGATTCATACGATAATGCTTTGGCTGAAACGGTGAATGGCTTATACAAAACAGAGGTAATTGAATATCTAAAAGCAGATTGGCAAGGTTTAGCAGATGTACAACTTGCGACACTAAACTGGGTAGATTGGTTCAATAAAAAGCGTGTACACAGTGCACTGGGTTATGTATCGCCTTTTGAGTTTGAAGCAATGTACTATGATAAGATTAACCCGTTAGGTCAGGTGGCCTAA